From the genome of Nakamurella flavida:
ATCATCAATACAGATCCCGCGTGCCCCCACCGGCTGTAGTACGTCTGACGCACTCCCTGCGCCGCCACGGCGGAGGGGTTACGCCGTAAGACCTGCAGGTGGTCGACCTCCCGTCACCCATCTCCGGACGCCCGGCTGACGAATGCCGACCGGGTCGTCCGGGACCGTTGCACGGTGATCGACCGGCCGGGCACTCCGCCGGTGACGGGAACGAAATGGCACGTCGCACTGTTGGAAAAGATGTCGGCCCGAGCGAATCCCGGGCGGCACGCATACCTGAAGGGAGCCCCCGATGACCGCTTCCCCCGCCTATCCGCTGAGCCAGACCCTCACCGCCACCGCTCTGGAGCGTGAGTCCGAGGATCTGGACGCGCAGGGCCCCGCGGCCGACCTCGTCCGGGTCTACCTGAACGGCATCGGCCGCACCGCCCTGCTGACCGCCGAGCAGGAGGTCGAACTGGCCAAGCGCATCGAGGCCGGCGTCTTCGCCGCGCACAAGCTCGAGGTCGGCAAGCGCCTGTCCGCCCAGCGTCGCCTGGATCTCAAGGCGATCGTCCGGGACGGCAGCCGCGCACGGAACCACCTGTTGGTGGCCAACCTGCGCCTCGTCGTCTCGCTGGCCAAGCGCTACACCGGCCGCGGCATGCCGCTGCTGGACCTCATCCAGGAGGGCAACCTGGGTCTGATCCGCGCGGTCGAGAAGTTCGACTACACCAAGGGTTTCAAGTTCTCCACCTACGCCACGTGGTGGATCCGGCAGGCGATCTCGCGCGGCATGGCCGATCAGGGCCGCACGATCCGGCTGCCCGTCCACCTCGTGGAGCAGGTCAACAAGCTGTCGCGGCTCAAGCGCGAGCTGCA
Proteins encoded in this window:
- a CDS encoding sigma-70 family RNA polymerase sigma factor; this encodes MTASPAYPLSQTLTATALERESEDLDAQGPAADLVRVYLNGIGRTALLTAEQEVELAKRIEAGVFAAHKLEVGKRLSAQRRLDLKAIVRDGSRARNHLLVANLRLVVSLAKRYTGRGMPLLDLIQEGNLGLIRAVEKFDYTKGFKFSTYATWWIRQAISRGMADQGRTIRLPVHLVEQVNKLSRLKRELHQQLGRDATMAELAEESGIPEEKIADLLDHARDPVSLDMPVGSDEEAPLGDFIEDAESTSAEAAVVAGFMHTDINRVLHTLDDREQTVVRLRYGLDDGRPRTLDEIGRVFGISRERVRQIERDSMAKLRTGDRSEMLRSYAS